A stretch of Fibrobacter sp. UWR2 DNA encodes these proteins:
- a CDS encoding TraB/GumN family protein, with product MKNENARKHILWKVSDSNSSVYLLGSVHFADSSFYPLDSAITVAFEHSDELGVELDMGDTSVIQKIIELSAQRGLLPEGESLDRILPADVQNSLDSLCMAWYIPLGTFNRYKPWAAAMTLSSVAIGRKGLNPIYGIDVYFLRAASERGMPILSLETVEDQVNALTGEGTLDSLSIYYVKSTLRDMPLLDSSITMMVRAWKTGDVAMFRGAMELESQPEDAMDSLLSEELNERIYTSRNRKMAKKVEGLLASDRKVFIVVGAAHLVGKDENVIDLLRAKGFTVEQQ from the coding sequence TTGAAAAACGAAAACGCCCGCAAGCATATCCTGTGGAAGGTGTCTGATTCCAATTCGAGCGTCTACCTGCTTGGGAGTGTGCATTTTGCGGATTCCTCGTTCTATCCGCTTGATTCCGCAATAACGGTTGCATTTGAACATTCGGACGAATTGGGTGTCGAACTCGATATGGGCGATACCTCTGTAATCCAGAAAATCATTGAACTTTCTGCACAGCGCGGGTTGCTTCCGGAAGGCGAAAGCCTTGACAGGATTTTGCCTGCGGATGTGCAAAATTCACTCGATAGCCTCTGCATGGCGTGGTACATTCCGCTCGGGACGTTCAACCGCTACAAGCCCTGGGCTGCGGCTATGACTTTGAGTTCCGTTGCCATTGGACGCAAGGGGCTCAATCCGATATACGGAATAGATGTCTATTTTCTGCGTGCGGCAAGTGAAAGGGGAATGCCTATTCTTTCGCTTGAAACTGTCGAGGATCAGGTCAACGCCCTTACCGGAGAAGGAACTCTGGATTCGCTCAGCATTTACTATGTGAAGAGCACGCTGCGCGACATGCCGCTACTCGATTCTAGTATCACGATGATGGTGCGCGCTTGGAAAACCGGTGATGTCGCGATGTTCCGCGGTGCGATGGAACTAGAATCGCAGCCGGAAGATGCTATGGATTCACTCCTGTCGGAGGAACTCAACGAGCGTATTTATACTTCGCGCAACAGGAAAATGGCAAAAAAGGTCGAAGGCTTGTTAGCCTCCGACCGCAAGGTCTTTATCGTTGTAGGGGCTGCACATCTGGTGGGGAAGGACGAGAACGTCATCGACCTTCTCCGCGCCAAGGGCTTTACCGTCGAACAACAGTAA
- the argH gene encoding argininosuccinate lyase, translated as MAKTTAKKTEKKGTQTNMWTGRFASGMAQSMVDLSFSLQFDAELIEEDIEGSIGHGKGLVESGVLSKADYKKICDGLASILKDYKAGKNLWQESDEDIHMAVERVLTERIGALGKKIHTGRSRNDQVCTDFKLYMRHRAAEIRALEVSLMETVLDLAKKYFGKMMPGYTHLQQAQPIYFSHYLMSMFFAVSRDVKRLDNFLELHSELPLGSGAMAGSAFPYHRALVAKELGFNGVSPNSIDAVSHRDMMLEFEADLAIIANTMSRYAEDFVNWSTSEFGYLTLHDAFSSGSSMMPQKKNPDSMELIRGKSGRMLGNFSALYTLVKGAPLSYSRDLQEDKEPVFDSVHNVKVILRVMKEALESARFNFDKMHAKMLPALLATDLADLLVESGVPFRDAHHVVGSLVGEAARQGLEFTDLSDEAWASAGVPNVKQMKKTLTFEYSVSRRNIEGGTGPKSVKQQFVKAAAILKAFKK; from the coding sequence ATGGCTAAGACTACTGCAAAGAAAACTGAAAAGAAAGGCACCCAGACCAACATGTGGACCGGCCGTTTTGCTAGCGGCATGGCACAGAGCATGGTGGACCTGAGCTTCAGCCTGCAATTCGACGCCGAACTCATCGAAGAAGACATCGAAGGCAGCATCGGCCACGGCAAGGGCCTAGTAGAATCGGGCGTGCTCAGCAAGGCCGACTACAAGAAAATTTGCGATGGCTTGGCCAGCATCCTCAAGGACTACAAGGCGGGCAAGAACCTGTGGCAGGAATCTGACGAAGACATTCACATGGCCGTGGAACGCGTGCTCACAGAACGCATCGGCGCCCTCGGCAAAAAAATCCACACGGGCCGCAGCCGTAACGACCAGGTCTGCACTGACTTCAAGCTGTACATGCGTCACCGCGCCGCCGAAATCCGCGCTCTCGAAGTGAGCCTGATGGAGACGGTCCTCGACCTCGCGAAAAAGTACTTCGGCAAGATGATGCCGGGCTACACGCACCTGCAGCAGGCTCAGCCCATCTACTTTAGCCATTACCTGATGAGCATGTTCTTTGCCGTGAGCCGCGACGTGAAGCGCCTCGACAACTTCCTGGAACTGCACAGCGAACTCCCGCTCGGTAGCGGCGCCATGGCCGGTTCCGCATTCCCCTATCACCGTGCCCTCGTCGCAAAGGAACTCGGATTTAACGGGGTCTCCCCCAACAGCATCGATGCAGTGAGCCACCGCGACATGATGCTCGAATTCGAAGCCGACCTCGCGATTATCGCGAACACCATGAGCCGCTACGCCGAAGACTTTGTGAACTGGAGCACCAGTGAATTCGGCTACCTCACCCTGCACGACGCCTTCTCCAGCGGTTCCTCGATGATGCCGCAGAAGAAGAACCCGGATTCCATGGAACTTATCCGCGGAAAGTCCGGCCGCATGCTCGGTAACTTCAGCGCCCTCTACACGCTGGTGAAGGGAGCCCCGCTCAGCTACAGCCGCGATTTGCAAGAAGACAAGGAACCGGTTTTCGACTCCGTCCATAACGTGAAGGTGATCCTCCGCGTAATGAAGGAAGCCTTGGAAAGCGCACGTTTCAATTTCGACAAGATGCACGCGAAGATGCTGCCGGCGCTGCTGGCTACTGACCTCGCAGACTTGCTGGTCGAATCCGGCGTGCCGTTCCGCGATGCCCACCACGTGGTCGGTAGCCTGGTCGGCGAAGCCGCCCGCCAAGGCCTCGAATTCACTGACCTCAGCGACGAGGCCTGGGCAAGCGCCGGCGTCCCGAACGTAAAGCAGATGAAGAAGACGCTCACGTTTGAATACAGCGTTTCCCGCCGTAACATCGAAGGCGGTACGGGTCCCAAATCCGTGAAGCAGCAGTTCGTGAAGGCCGCCGCAATCCTGAAGGCTTTCAAGAAGTAA
- a CDS encoding septum formation initiator family protein: MHKRIYIAVIAFIFFIGILLLQLFFSKGNLIEQGKVAQQIAEYEFKVDSLKKIIQNDSLEIDRLLHDSLYKEEILRTRYGMSREGEKVFQMVKGKKD; this comes from the coding sequence ATGCACAAGAGAATCTACATTGCCGTTATCGCCTTCATATTCTTTATCGGCATTCTCCTGTTGCAGCTTTTCTTCAGCAAGGGAAACCTCATCGAACAGGGCAAAGTCGCTCAGCAAATTGCGGAATACGAATTCAAGGTAGACTCTCTCAAGAAAATCATCCAGAATGATTCACTCGAGATAGACCGTCTGCTGCACGATTCGCTATACAAGGAAGAAATCCTGCGCACCAGGTACGGCATGAGCCGCGAAGGCGAGAAAGTTTTCCAGATGGTGAAGGGAAAAAAGGACTAG
- a CDS encoding DNA-processing protein DprA — protein sequence MKHEIYLVPPEKYPLLLGSSIYKPKQLYAIGKLPPATVKENDRTDIPIGIAMVGTRRPGANAKLLCKRLVDSLQGTRAVVVSGLAQGIDSFSHEAALDAGIPTVAVLAQGLGTRIEGTRGELAKRILATGGALVSEFEPDEPAYKSNFPARNRIISGMSAATLIVQSKAKGGALLTGEFTRKEGKPLYAIPGDFDNEVASGPNALLNGGLAKPVFIPESLRTVLGFPKTEGLSLQGLSLAGLHLGNDALDLFKHVNGFRKTICELQSEFDFNISQLLTILTELEIAGLAHTDDNFVFQFDGVN from the coding sequence ATGAAGCACGAAATATACCTCGTACCGCCCGAAAAATACCCGCTGTTACTTGGCAGTTCTATCTACAAACCTAAGCAACTCTATGCAATAGGGAAACTGCCACCAGCCACTGTTAAGGAGAACGACCGCACCGATATACCCATCGGCATCGCGATGGTCGGCACCCGCAGGCCTGGAGCTAACGCAAAACTGCTCTGCAAGAGGCTCGTGGATTCCCTGCAGGGCACCCGCGCCGTCGTCGTCTCCGGCCTTGCGCAAGGCATCGACAGTTTTAGCCACGAAGCGGCACTCGATGCGGGCATCCCGACTGTCGCTGTACTCGCGCAGGGGCTAGGCACCCGAATCGAAGGGACCCGCGGGGAACTCGCCAAAAGAATCCTTGCGACGGGCGGCGCACTCGTTAGCGAATTCGAACCGGACGAACCCGCATACAAAAGCAACTTTCCTGCACGGAACCGCATAATATCGGGCATGAGCGCGGCAACCCTTATTGTCCAGAGCAAGGCGAAAGGCGGAGCGCTCCTTACCGGCGAATTCACCCGCAAGGAAGGCAAACCCCTCTACGCCATCCCGGGCGATTTTGACAACGAGGTCGCTAGTGGGCCGAACGCCCTACTCAATGGAGGCCTCGCAAAACCCGTATTCATCCCCGAAAGCCTACGCACCGTACTCGGTTTTCCCAAGACCGAGGGACTAAGCCTACAAGGACTATCGCTCGCCGGCCTGCATCTGGGAAACGACGCACTAGACCTTTTCAAGCATGTGAACGGTTTCCGGAAAACAATTTGTGAACTTCAGTCAGAATTTGACTTTAACATAAGCCAACTTTTAACTATATTGACAGAGCTGGAAATAGCGGGGCTCGCCCACACTGACGATAATTTCGTTTTCCAGTTCGACGGAGTCAACTAA
- the mazG gene encoding nucleoside triphosphate pyrophosphohydrolase, translating into MKYTFDDLVDILKRLRAEDGCPWDRAQDTHTLLPYLVEESSEFIDAALDGDKAHMCEELGDVLLQVVFHAQVCREQGDFTIDDVVQGICEKMIRRHPHVFGDAQVDTAGEVSRRWEKIKAQETMHLHDAEKSVMDKVSKSMPTLARTQDIIRRVAKVGFDWGEAAPVFDKAQEEFAEFRAEMEKVTPENANTDRLEDEFGDIMFCLVNVARHSGFNADVALRRANAKFEKRFREVERLAAAQGKQVKDIGLDGLQNLWKQAKNATR; encoded by the coding sequence ATGAAATACACGTTTGACGATTTGGTGGATATTTTAAAGAGGCTCCGTGCCGAAGACGGCTGCCCGTGGGACCGCGCTCAGGATACGCATACGCTCTTGCCGTACTTAGTAGAAGAAAGTAGCGAGTTTATCGATGCCGCGCTCGACGGCGACAAGGCGCACATGTGCGAGGAACTGGGCGATGTCTTGTTGCAGGTGGTTTTCCACGCGCAGGTGTGCCGCGAGCAGGGCGATTTTACTATCGACGATGTGGTGCAGGGAATCTGCGAAAAGATGATCCGCAGGCATCCGCATGTTTTTGGCGACGCGCAGGTGGATACGGCCGGCGAAGTCAGCCGCCGCTGGGAAAAGATCAAGGCCCAGGAAACGATGCACTTGCATGATGCGGAAAAGTCTGTTATGGACAAAGTAAGCAAAAGTATGCCGACGCTCGCCCGTACGCAGGATATTATCCGCCGGGTGGCGAAGGTTGGCTTTGACTGGGGCGAGGCCGCTCCCGTGTTCGACAAGGCTCAGGAGGAATTCGCGGAATTCCGTGCCGAGATGGAGAAGGTCACGCCCGAAAATGCGAACACCGACCGCCTGGAAGATGAGTTCGGCGATATTATGTTCTGCCTCGTGAACGTGGCGCGCCACAGCGGGTTCAATGCCGATGTTGCACTCCGCCGTGCAAATGCGAAGTTCGAGAAGCGCTTCCGCGAGGTGGAGCGCCTGGCTGCCGCACAGGGCAAGCAGGTCAAGGATATCGGGCTAGATGGCCTGCAGAATCTGTGGAAACAGGCCAAAAACGCCACTAGATAA
- the fusA gene encoding elongation factor G, whose translation MKNIEKHRNIGISAHIDSGKTTLTERILYFTKRIHAIHEVRGKDGVGATMDSMELERERGITIQSAATFANWTHTKSGEQDSINIIDTPGHVDFTIEVERSLRVLDGAILVLTGVEGVQSQSITVDRQMKRYHVPRVVFVNKCDRSGANPLRVAVMLKEKLNHKPCVMQIPIGLEDQLKGVVDLVEMKAYYFEGANGDDMIEKEIPAELVDQANEYRTQLIDCCADYSDEIMEKAMEGQYGVDDIDKALIKKTIREATIRLEITPVFMGSAHKNIGVQKLLDGVIDYLPCPTDVENKALDLDNNEAEVILKSDDNEPLVCYAFKLVNDRYGQLTYVRVYQGTLKKGDMITNMATGKKVSVGRLVRMHADEMVDITEAGAGDIVALFGIDCASGTTFTDGKNHYNMTSMHVPNPVIELVIEAKNRDDLDNMSKALNRFTKEDPTFQVEVNKESGETIIKGMGELHLDVYIERMRREYKVDVQTGAPQVAYRETITREAKFEYTHKKQTGGSGQFAKMSGVMRPMPVEGDSEKVYNFINSVVGGRIPKEYIPSCDKGFQSCMQAGSLIGFPVVGIEMEVQDGAFHPVDSSDMAFQICARMAFREAFAKAGAQILEPIMKVEIATPTEFQGNVVGNVSQRRGTITGTSEELGTTTITAEVPLSEMFGYATDLRSMTQGKAEFTMEFCKYSPVPRNIQEELIKKYGDKVNQRG comes from the coding sequence ATGAAAAACATTGAAAAGCACAGAAATATTGGTATTTCTGCCCACATCGACTCCGGTAAGACTACCCTTACCGAACGTATCCTCTACTTCACAAAGCGTATCCACGCTATCCACGAAGTTCGTGGTAAAGACGGCGTCGGTGCCACGATGGACTCCATGGAACTTGAACGCGAACGCGGCATCACTATCCAGTCCGCCGCTACGTTCGCAAACTGGACCCACACCAAGAGCGGTGAACAGGACTCCATCAACATCATCGATACCCCGGGGCACGTGGACTTCACTATCGAAGTGGAACGTTCTCTCCGCGTGCTCGACGGTGCTATCCTCGTTCTTACCGGCGTGGAAGGCGTTCAGTCCCAGTCTATTACTGTTGACCGCCAGATGAAGCGCTACCATGTGCCGCGCGTCGTGTTCGTCAACAAGTGCGACCGCTCTGGTGCAAACCCGCTCCGCGTGGCCGTGATGCTCAAGGAAAAGCTCAACCACAAGCCCTGCGTGATGCAGATTCCTATCGGTCTCGAAGACCAACTGAAGGGCGTGGTCGACCTCGTCGAAATGAAGGCCTACTACTTCGAAGGCGCCAACGGCGACGACATGATCGAAAAGGAAATCCCGGCCGAACTCGTCGACCAGGCTAACGAATACCGCACCCAGCTCATCGACTGCTGCGCCGACTACAGCGACGAAATCATGGAAAAGGCCATGGAAGGCCAGTACGGTGTGGACGATATCGATAAGGCCCTCATCAAGAAGACCATCCGCGAAGCCACCATCCGCCTCGAAATCACTCCGGTGTTCATGGGTTCTGCCCACAAGAACATTGGCGTGCAGAAGCTCCTCGACGGTGTTATCGACTACCTCCCCTGCCCGACCGACGTTGAAAACAAGGCCCTCGACCTCGACAACAACGAAGCCGAAGTCATCCTCAAGAGCGACGACAACGAACCGCTCGTCTGCTACGCGTTCAAGCTCGTGAACGACCGCTACGGCCAGCTCACCTACGTCCGCGTGTACCAGGGCACCCTCAAGAAGGGCGACATGATCACCAACATGGCCACCGGCAAGAAGGTGTCCGTGGGCCGTCTCGTGCGTATGCACGCCGACGAAATGGTGGACATCACCGAAGCCGGCGCCGGCGACATCGTTGCACTGTTCGGTATCGACTGTGCTTCCGGTACGACCTTCACCGACGGCAAGAACCACTACAACATGACTTCCATGCACGTTCCTAACCCGGTTATCGAACTTGTTATCGAAGCCAAGAACCGCGACGACCTCGACAACATGTCGAAGGCCCTCAACCGCTTCACCAAGGAAGACCCGACCTTCCAGGTCGAAGTCAACAAGGAATCCGGCGAAACCATCATCAAGGGCATGGGCGAACTTCACCTCGACGTGTACATCGAACGTATGCGCCGCGAATACAAGGTCGACGTGCAGACCGGTGCTCCGCAGGTGGCCTACCGCGAAACCATTACCCGCGAAGCCAAGTTCGAATACACCCACAAGAAGCAGACCGGTGGTTCGGGTCAGTTCGCTAAGATGTCCGGCGTGATGCGCCCGATGCCTGTCGAAGGCGACTCCGAAAAGGTCTACAACTTCATCAACTCCGTCGTCGGCGGCCGCATTCCTAAGGAATACATCCCGTCTTGCGACAAGGGCTTCCAGAGCTGCATGCAGGCCGGTTCCCTCATCGGCTTCCCGGTCGTGGGTATCGAAATGGAAGTTCAGGACGGTGCGTTCCACCCGGTGGACTCCTCTGACATGGCGTTCCAGATTTGTGCCCGTATGGCCTTCCGCGAAGCTTTCGCCAAGGCTGGCGCCCAGATTCTTGAACCGATCATGAAGGTCGAAATCGCCACCCCGACCGAATTCCAGGGCAACGTTGTGGGTAACGTCTCCCAGCGTCGCGGTACCATCACCGGTACGAGCGAAGAACTCGGCACGACGACCATCACCGCCGAAGTCCCGCTTTCCGAAATGTTCGGTTACGCTACCGACCTCCGCTCCATGACTCAGGGCAAGGCCGAGTTCACCATGGAATTCTGCAAGTACTCTCCGGTGCCGCGCAACATCCAGGAAGAACTCATCAAGAAGTACGGCGACAAGGTTAACCAGCGCGGTTAA
- a CDS encoding EcsC family protein: protein MSESKKETIDKLKDKAVNIIFDLITEIPDSLHNPTNTPEDRVKLLIQQASLKAATVSATLSIPAGFTGILTAIPDIAAIWRIQAQLVADVAATYGKLALLSREAMVWCLFRHSAASLLRDLAVRTGSRIVVQKLSTTALKKLVEKVGIKISSTFLSKSLLRAIPAIGAIGNGAYAYYDTKEVGKTAVTYFKALVDQEVQEESEPKTDEACNTSTQNQ, encoded by the coding sequence ATGTCCGAAAGCAAGAAAGAAACCATAGACAAACTGAAGGATAAGGCCGTAAATATCATTTTCGACCTCATCACGGAGATTCCGGACTCGCTCCACAACCCGACGAACACCCCCGAGGACAGGGTCAAGTTGCTCATCCAGCAGGCCTCGCTAAAGGCAGCCACGGTAAGCGCCACGCTATCGATCCCGGCAGGCTTCACGGGTATCCTCACCGCCATTCCCGACATCGCCGCCATCTGGCGCATCCAGGCCCAGCTTGTTGCCGATGTCGCCGCCACATACGGCAAACTCGCCCTGCTCAGTCGCGAAGCCATGGTCTGGTGCCTATTCCGCCATAGCGCGGCATCGCTCCTGAGAGACCTCGCCGTCCGTACCGGGAGCCGTATCGTCGTCCAGAAACTCTCGACAACCGCCCTCAAGAAGCTCGTCGAGAAGGTCGGCATCAAGATTTCGTCCACTTTCCTGAGCAAGTCCCTGCTCAGGGCCATACCCGCCATCGGCGCCATCGGCAACGGCGCCTACGCCTACTACGACACCAAAGAGGTCGGCAAGACCGCCGTTACGTACTTCAAGGCCCTTGTCGACCAGGAAGTGCAAGAAGAAAGCGAACCCAAGACCGACGAAGCGTGTAACACCAGCACGCAGAACCAGTAA
- the map gene encoding type I methionyl aminopeptidase, with protein sequence MAKIKVKSAKEIELIRDAGALAAETLIRAGEMCKPGVSTLEIDEFIGDYTRAHKGISACMGYHGYPRYACISINEVVCHGIPNAQTILKDGDIVNIDITTILSGYHGDTSAMFCVGKVSNIAQELVDTAKFCMEEGIRAAGEQGARWCDIGCAIQDIADEHGFSVVEDYCGHGIGRGFHEEPTVLHFRNNERGPFIEVGNVFTVEPMINVGRPGTKTLSDGWTAVTRDGSLSAQWEHTVVKTKNGIEILTLPR encoded by the coding sequence ATGGCTAAAATCAAGGTAAAATCCGCAAAAGAAATTGAACTCATCCGTGATGCCGGCGCGCTTGCCGCCGAAACGCTCATCCGTGCGGGTGAAATGTGCAAACCGGGCGTCTCTACGCTCGAAATCGACGAATTCATCGGCGACTACACCCGAGCCCACAAGGGTATTTCTGCCTGCATGGGCTACCACGGCTACCCGCGATACGCCTGCATCAGCATCAACGAGGTCGTGTGCCACGGCATCCCCAACGCGCAGACCATCCTGAAGGATGGCGACATCGTGAACATCGACATCACGACAATCCTCTCCGGCTACCACGGAGACACGAGCGCCATGTTCTGCGTAGGCAAGGTATCCAACATCGCACAGGAACTCGTCGACACCGCCAAGTTCTGCATGGAAGAGGGTATCCGTGCAGCAGGTGAACAGGGAGCCCGCTGGTGCGACATCGGTTGCGCCATCCAGGACATCGCCGACGAGCACGGGTTCAGTGTGGTGGAAGACTACTGCGGCCACGGCATCGGGCGCGGATTCCACGAGGAGCCGACCGTTCTCCATTTCCGTAATAACGAACGCGGTCCGTTCATCGAAGTCGGTAACGTTTTCACCGTCGAGCCCATGATCAACGTGGGCCGTCCGGGCACCAAGACGCTCAGCGACGGCTGGACGGCGGTGACACGCGACGGAAGCCTTTCCGCGCAGTGGGAACACACCGTAGTAAAGACCAAGAACGGCATCGAAATCCTGACCCTACCCCGGTAA
- a CDS encoding DEAD/DEAH box helicase — protein MSENNIEEKKEEVNPFLTPVNIIEPEHPLPDYTFDMLPEEQKKVLAEHGWTQLMPVQRKTIPYMLAARDMLVQSKTGSGKTGAYVLPLLQVIVRDHIFPQALILVPTRELCMQVQDEIEKLSKGTGIRSVAIFGGVSYEPQLKALKNGVHIIVATPGRLMDHVQRGNVDFLDIRDLVLDEADEMLSMGFYPDMQRIRKYLPKMISCTMFSATIPQTVKSLAREFQRPSAEFLSLSYDKVIANNLEHRWYPCDVMEKDSMTIKVLEYYNPDSCMIFCNKKSDVSYLEQVLSGYGFKVGALSGDVAQSMREKTLNAFREKKLRILICTDVAARGIDVDHVTHVIVYDHPADHEVYVHRSGRTARAGRSGLCISLITPVEEIEIRQTAADFGINFIKMEPLTGEEIAKKVSDRTRVTLEQERNHFGGQKATERISRMLPLVKELANGPVEDQMLLAYLVDRYAWKK, from the coding sequence ATGAGTGAAAACAATATTGAAGAGAAGAAAGAAGAAGTAAATCCGTTCCTGACGCCTGTCAACATTATAGAACCCGAGCACCCGCTCCCCGACTACACATTCGACATGCTCCCCGAAGAACAGAAGAAGGTTCTCGCGGAACACGGCTGGACCCAGCTGATGCCGGTCCAGCGCAAGACCATCCCCTACATGCTCGCCGCCCGCGATATGCTGGTGCAGTCCAAGACCGGCTCGGGCAAGACCGGCGCCTACGTACTCCCGCTCTTGCAGGTTATCGTTCGCGACCACATTTTCCCACAGGCACTTATCCTAGTGCCGACCCGCGAGCTCTGCATGCAGGTGCAAGACGAAATCGAGAAACTCTCGAAGGGCACAGGCATCCGCTCGGTCGCCATCTTCGGCGGCGTGAGCTACGAGCCGCAGCTTAAGGCACTCAAGAACGGCGTACATATCATCGTCGCTACCCCGGGCCGCCTCATGGACCATGTACAGCGCGGCAACGTCGACTTCCTCGATATCCGTGACCTGGTGCTCGACGAAGCCGACGAGATGCTCTCGATGGGCTTCTACCCCGACATGCAGCGCATCCGCAAGTACCTGCCCAAGATGATTTCGTGCACGATGTTCAGCGCAACCATCCCGCAGACTGTGAAGAGCCTCGCCCGCGAATTCCAGCGCCCGAGTGCAGAATTCCTTTCGCTCAGTTACGACAAGGTCATCGCGAACAACCTGGAACACCGCTGGTACCCCTGCGACGTGATGGAAAAGGATTCCATGACCATCAAGGTGCTGGAATACTATAACCCCGATAGTTGCATGATTTTCTGCAACAAGAAGAGCGACGTAAGCTACCTGGAACAGGTACTTTCGGGCTACGGCTTCAAGGTCGGCGCCCTCAGTGGAGACGTAGCGCAGTCCATGCGCGAAAAGACCTTAAACGCCTTCCGCGAAAAGAAGCTCCGCATCCTCATCTGCACCGATGTTGCCGCCCGCGGTATCGACGTGGACCACGTGACCCACGTTATCGTGTACGACCATCCGGCCGACCACGAAGTCTACGTGCACCGCAGCGGGCGCACCGCCCGTGCAGGCCGTAGCGGGCTCTGCATTTCGCTCATCACGCCGGTCGAAGAAATCGAAATCCGCCAGACTGCGGCAGACTTCGGCATCAATTTCATCAAGATGGAACCGCTCACCGGCGAGGAGATTGCAAAGAAGGTGAGCGACCGTACCCGCGTTACACTTGAACAAGAAAGAAACCACTTCGGCGGACAGAAGGCGACCGAACGAATCAGCCGCATGCTCCCGCTCGTAAAAGAACTTGCAAACGGCCCCGTCGAAGACCAGATGCTGCTCGCATACCTGGTGGACCGTTACGCCTGGAAGAAGTGA
- the pyrE gene encoding orotate phosphoribosyltransferase, with product MNAKESFVHFLVEAGTLKFGNFVTKSGRETPYFINTGEFRTGATLSKLAEYYASTFMVHFDGKAQNLYGPAYKGIPLCAATAMKLSDQYAQNLTFTYNRKEVKDHGEGGSLVGYKYTEKTNVVIIEDVITAGTSVNETMQALSQIENANVIGLLISVDRKEKLENGKSALQTVQDEYGIEAHSIIDINDIIAFLESEDNRKAINAPEGILEKVYAYREKWGAK from the coding sequence ATGAACGCAAAAGAATCATTCGTACATTTCCTTGTCGAGGCAGGTACCCTCAAGTTCGGTAACTTCGTGACCAAGAGCGGCCGCGAGACCCCGTATTTCATCAACACCGGAGAGTTCCGCACGGGTGCAACCCTTTCCAAGCTTGCCGAATACTACGCAAGCACGTTCATGGTACACTTCGACGGCAAGGCCCAGAACCTCTACGGCCCGGCATACAAGGGCATCCCGCTGTGCGCCGCCACCGCGATGAAGCTCAGCGACCAGTACGCCCAGAACCTCACGTTCACCTACAACCGCAAGGAAGTCAAGGACCACGGTGAAGGCGGTTCGCTCGTCGGCTACAAGTATACCGAAAAGACGAATGTCGTCATCATCGAGGACGTGATTACCGCAGGCACGAGCGTGAACGAGACCATGCAGGCGCTTTCGCAGATTGAAAACGCCAACGTCATCGGATTGCTCATCTCGGTCGACCGCAAGGAAAAACTCGAAAACGGCAAGTCCGCACTGCAGACCGTGCAGGACGAATACGGCATTGAGGCTCACTCCATCATCGATATCAACGATATCATCGCGTTCCTCGAGAGCGAAGATAACCGCAAGGCAATCAATGCACCCGAAGGAATCCTCGAAAAGGTGTACGCCTACCGCGAAAAATGGGGCGCAAAATAG